From the genome of Streptomyces sp. NBC_01260, one region includes:
- a CDS encoding ABC transporter substrate-binding protein, translating into MRRIPAALSVAALLAITTACSSLTPPGKETTAQARLTDLRPVRDGGTVTIGLKSDPDMLDPSLTTTLVARTVFTSMCEQLYDVDQDNKFVPQLAASMPKITDGGRTFTFTVRKDATFSDGARLDARAVKTSLDRHLHLRGSGRASEIDSVEKVTAIGPYTVRLSLSHPDVPLLGRLANTAGLIMSPKALKTYGRKFATHPSCVGPFRYVRRVVGDRIELAKDPLYYDADKVHLDHVVYKTITDGNIRMANIRSGDVQIGDQMGPVEVRSSMGEKDLQLLNTPSLGYMSLTLNVGNSHGIDKKPSPVDSPFGRDVRVREAFDLSLDRELINKLVFQGMYEPACGPVPPGTPLSTPLTCPERDVAKAERLLRAAGVKTPVPLELMINTTPDDSRLGQVVQAMAADAGFEVKLRPTEFATGLTRTLAGDFEARTGGWGGQPDPAGNIDSLVGTAGSNNQGKLSDPTIDRLIVEGRSTSDIAERREIYRRLTVAINKQHGVIYLYRNINYVSASQNVSGLKLSGDGLIRVKEAGYTKGSR; encoded by the coding sequence ATGCGTCGAATTCCGGCCGCCCTCTCGGTGGCCGCATTGCTGGCGATCACCACCGCATGCAGTTCACTCACTCCGCCCGGCAAAGAAACCACCGCCCAGGCGCGGCTCACCGACCTGCGTCCCGTACGCGACGGCGGCACGGTCACGATCGGGCTGAAGTCTGATCCCGACATGCTGGATCCGAGCCTCACGACGACGCTCGTCGCACGCACCGTGTTCACCTCCATGTGCGAACAGCTCTACGACGTGGACCAGGACAACAAGTTCGTGCCGCAGCTCGCCGCCTCGATGCCGAAGATCACCGACGGCGGCAGAACCTTCACCTTCACCGTCCGCAAGGACGCCACCTTCAGCGACGGCGCACGGCTGGACGCCCGCGCGGTGAAGACCTCGCTCGACCGGCATCTGCATCTGCGCGGCTCCGGCCGGGCCTCCGAGATCGACTCCGTGGAGAAGGTCACGGCCATCGGTCCGTACACCGTGCGGCTCTCGCTGAGCCATCCCGACGTACCGCTGCTGGGCCGGCTCGCCAACACGGCCGGACTGATCATGTCGCCGAAGGCGCTGAAGACGTACGGAAGGAAGTTCGCGACGCATCCCTCGTGCGTCGGGCCGTTCCGGTACGTCAGGAGGGTCGTCGGTGACCGGATCGAACTGGCGAAGGACCCGCTGTACTACGACGCGGACAAGGTCCATCTCGACCACGTCGTCTACAAGACGATCACCGACGGCAACATCCGGATGGCCAACATACGTTCCGGTGACGTCCAGATCGGCGACCAGATGGGCCCGGTCGAGGTGCGCAGCTCCATGGGCGAGAAGGACCTCCAGCTCCTCAACACTCCGTCGCTGGGCTATATGTCCCTCACCCTCAACGTCGGTAACTCGCACGGCATCGACAAGAAGCCCAGCCCGGTCGACAGCCCCTTCGGGCGCGACGTGCGCGTCCGGGAGGCCTTCGATCTGTCGCTGGACCGCGAGCTGATCAACAAGCTGGTCTTCCAGGGCATGTACGAACCGGCCTGTGGTCCCGTCCCCCCGGGGACACCGCTCAGCACCCCGCTCACCTGCCCGGAGCGGGACGTGGCGAAGGCCGAGCGGCTACTGAGAGCGGCCGGTGTGAAGACGCCGGTGCCGCTGGAGCTGATGATCAACACGACTCCGGACGACAGCCGTCTCGGACAGGTCGTGCAGGCCATGGCGGCCGACGCGGGCTTCGAAGTCAAGCTGAGGCCGACCGAATTCGCCACCGGGCTGACCCGGACCCTGGCCGGCGACTTCGAGGCGCGGACCGGCGGCTGGGGCGGCCAGCCCGACCCGGCGGGCAACATCGACAGCCTCGTGGGCACCGCGGGCAGCAACAACCAGGGCAAGCTCTCGGACCCGACGATCGACCGGCTGATCGTCGAGGGCCGCAGCACCTCGGACATCGCCGAGCGCCGCGAGATCTACCGCAGGCTCACGGTCGCGATCAACAAGCAGCACGGGGTCATCTACCTCTACCGGAACATCAACTACGTCTCCGCCTCGCAGAACGTGAGCGGCCTCAAGCTCTCCGGTGACGGCCTGATCAGGGTCAAGGAAGCCGGTTACACGAAGGGGAGCCGGTGA